In a genomic window of Temperatibacter marinus:
- the glmM gene encoding phosphoglucosamine mutase — protein sequence MTRHYFGTDGIRGRVFDGKITPEIALKVGLAAGNLLSRGDHRHKVIIGKDTRRSCYMLEASLGAGFSAAGMDVLYTGPMPTPAIARLVTSLKCDAGVMISASHNPHYDNGLKFFGPDGYKIADTLETEIERLLQNESAELYTGDPATIGHVARDDEVRGRYIEYIKATIPDHISFEGLKIVLDCANGAGYKVAPTALEELGAEVIPLGVSPNGLNINDKCGSTYPEAMCQKVIDEKAHIGIALDGDADRVIICDEEGRIIDGDKIIAYLASKWKAAGKLKSNTIVTTVMSNKALELYLNENGLCLKRSKVGDRNVLKDMLALGSNIGGEQSGHIIFTDHAKTGDGLLAGIQIIHQLLENKQTCSEIYEIFTPLPQRLTNIKYGNKNPLQENRVQEFISLTEEELGAQGRLLIRESGTEPLIRILVEADTEHSVQQTSEKLASFIQEAIDDL from the coding sequence ATGACACGACATTATTTTGGCACTGATGGTATTCGCGGCCGTGTATTCGACGGAAAAATTACACCTGAAATAGCCCTGAAAGTTGGCCTAGCGGCTGGGAATCTTCTCTCAAGAGGGGACCACCGACATAAGGTTATAATCGGCAAGGACACCCGCCGATCTTGCTATATGCTCGAAGCGAGTTTAGGGGCAGGATTTTCCGCCGCCGGCATGGATGTTCTATACACAGGACCCATGCCTACACCTGCCATTGCCCGTCTCGTTACAAGTTTAAAATGTGACGCAGGAGTTATGATCTCTGCAAGTCATAACCCCCACTATGATAATGGCCTGAAATTCTTTGGGCCTGATGGATATAAAATTGCTGACACTCTAGAGACGGAAATTGAACGTCTTCTACAAAATGAAAGCGCCGAGCTCTATACAGGAGATCCCGCTACAATCGGCCATGTAGCACGTGATGACGAAGTGAGAGGCCGCTATATTGAATATATCAAGGCAACAATACCCGATCATATATCTTTCGAAGGCCTAAAAATCGTCCTCGATTGTGCAAACGGTGCAGGCTATAAAGTTGCTCCGACCGCCTTAGAAGAATTAGGGGCTGAAGTGATTCCTTTAGGCGTTTCTCCTAATGGTTTAAATATTAACGACAAATGCGGCTCCACCTATCCGGAAGCCATGTGCCAGAAAGTAATTGATGAAAAAGCCCATATTGGCATTGCATTGGACGGGGATGCTGATCGCGTCATCATCTGCGATGAAGAAGGCCGGATTATAGATGGGGATAAGATTATTGCTTATCTGGCGTCAAAATGGAAAGCAGCAGGGAAACTAAAATCTAATACGATTGTAACAACGGTCATGTCTAACAAAGCTTTAGAGCTCTATTTAAATGAAAATGGCCTCTGCTTGAAACGATCGAAAGTCGGTGACCGCAATGTTTTAAAAGACATGCTTGCGTTAGGTTCAAATATTGGCGGTGAGCAATCCGGTCATATTATCTTTACTGACCATGCAAAAACAGGGGATGGTCTTCTAGCCGGCATTCAAATTATTCACCAGTTGCTTGAGAACAAGCAAACTTGCAGTGAAATATACGAGATTTTCACCCCGCTACCTCAACGGCTAACAAACATTAAATATGGCAATAAAAACCCCCTTCAAGAAAATAGGGTTCAGGAATTTATTAGCCTGACGGAAGAAGAGCTTGGGGCGCAAGGGCGTCTTCTCATAAGAGAATCTGGAACCGAGCCACTAATAAGAATTTTAGTTGAAGCCGATACTGAGCACTCTGTACAGCAAACATCAGAAAAGTTAGCCTCCTTCATTCAAGAAGCAATTGACGATTTATGA
- the galU gene encoding UTP--glucose-1-phosphate uridylyltransferase GalU — protein MAHQPIKKIILPVAGLGTRFLPATKAIPKEMLPVVDKPLIQYAVEEAIEAGIEQIILVTGRNKQVMEDHFDHAYELEKILQERSKEEGLKASRSMLQPEGRIVYVRQMRPRGLGHAVWCARHITNGDPFAVALPDDLIKAPKGCLKQMIDSYNTVGGNIIAGMSVAKEDTSKYGVITPGAVSGKLTEVLGLVEKPHPEDAPSTQAVIGRYILQPEVMDILKDTEAGAGNEIQLTDAMAKMIGRQPFHALEFDGKRYDCGSKEGWLMANISLAMEDPDLASFLEQEIKLK, from the coding sequence GTGGCACATCAACCGATAAAGAAGATCATTCTGCCTGTTGCAGGTCTAGGCACACGTTTTTTACCTGCAACAAAGGCCATTCCAAAAGAAATGTTACCGGTTGTTGACAAGCCCCTTATACAATATGCGGTTGAGGAAGCCATTGAAGCAGGCATTGAGCAAATAATTCTTGTGACAGGTCGCAACAAACAAGTGATGGAAGATCATTTTGATCATGCTTATGAACTTGAAAAAATTCTTCAAGAACGGAGCAAGGAAGAAGGGTTGAAAGCATCGCGCTCAATGCTTCAGCCTGAAGGCAGAATTGTCTATGTACGGCAAATGCGCCCTAGGGGACTTGGACATGCTGTTTGGTGTGCACGCCATATCACCAACGGTGATCCCTTTGCTGTAGCTTTGCCTGATGACTTGATTAAAGCCCCAAAAGGCTGCCTAAAGCAAATGATCGATTCCTACAATACTGTTGGCGGTAACATCATTGCAGGTATGTCTGTCGCTAAAGAGGATACATCCAAATACGGCGTGATCACACCTGGCGCTGTCTCTGGTAAATTAACCGAAGTCTTGGGCCTCGTTGAAAAGCCACATCCTGAAGATGCACCTTCAACGCAGGCCGTTATTGGTCGTTATATCCTGCAGCCTGAAGTTATGGATATCTTGAAGGATACTGAAGCCGGCGCTGGCAATGAAATCCAGCTGACTGATGCAATGGCCAAAATGATAGGGAGACAACCCTTCCATGCGCTCGAGTTTGACGGCAAGCGGTACGACTGTGGAAGTAAAGAAGGTTGGCTGATGGCTAATATCAGCCTCGCTATGGAGGATCCCGATTTAGCAAGCTTCTTGGAACAAGAAATAAAACTAAAATGA
- the cysD gene encoding sulfate adenylyltransferase subunit CysD: protein MKNITHLKKLEAESIHIMREVAAQAENPVMLYSVGKDSAVMLHLAAKAFYPSKPPFPLMHVDTTWKFKEMIEFRDAMAKKLGMELIVHQNQEGIDKGVGPFTHGSAVHTDIMKTQGLKQALDKYKFDAAFGGARRDEEKSRAKERIFSFRTKNHRWDAKNQRPELWNIYNARKAQGESMRVFPISNWTELDIWQYIHLENIDLPSLYFSAERPVVTRDGQMFMVDDDRMPVEEGEIEMKRVRFRTLGCYPLTAAVESDADTLPAIIQEMLLTTTSEREGRVIDHDSAASMEKKKEEGYF from the coding sequence ATGAAAAATATAACCCACCTTAAAAAACTTGAGGCTGAGAGCATTCACATTATGCGTGAAGTTGCTGCTCAAGCTGAAAATCCTGTCATGCTCTATAGTGTTGGAAAAGATAGTGCTGTCATGCTCCATTTGGCAGCGAAAGCATTTTATCCGAGCAAGCCTCCTTTTCCTTTAATGCATGTGGACACTACGTGGAAATTCAAGGAAATGATTGAATTTCGCGACGCTATGGCCAAAAAGCTGGGAATGGAATTGATTGTTCATCAAAACCAAGAAGGCATTGATAAAGGTGTGGGTCCTTTTACGCATGGATCTGCTGTCCACACGGACATCATGAAAACGCAAGGCCTGAAGCAAGCTCTTGATAAATATAAATTCGACGCTGCCTTTGGCGGGGCTCGAAGGGATGAAGAAAAATCTAGAGCAAAAGAAAGAATTTTTTCTTTCCGCACAAAGAATCATCGCTGGGATGCAAAAAACCAGCGCCCTGAACTTTGGAATATTTACAATGCACGAAAAGCGCAAGGGGAAAGCATGCGTGTCTTCCCAATTTCAAATTGGACAGAGCTTGATATTTGGCAATATATTCATTTAGAGAATATAGATCTCCCTTCATTGTATTTCTCAGCCGAACGGCCCGTGGTAACCCGCGACGGTCAGATGTTTATGGTTGACGACGACAGAATGCCAGTTGAAGAAGGCGAAATAGAAATGAAACGCGTGCGCTTTCGTACGCTCGGCTGCTATCCTCTTACAGCTGCAGTAGAATCTGATGCAGATACTCTTCCTGCTATCATTCAAGAAATGCTTCTTACCACCACTTCAGAACGAGAAGGTCGCGTGATCGACCATGACAGTGCTGCAAGTATGGAAAAGAAAAAAGAAGAGGGGTATTTCTAA
- a CDS encoding sulfotransferase, which translates to MTKDTKEAIPKHDESDRPIFIIGRHRSRSTFVQRILNSHPDTQISGEHAGILNHLAEMASAFRGDYTKETPQHRKSEEFNMAFNPLSLLFDKEDLIATTRQFITQLFKPSAACQRWGFKEIRYHDQKSLTFLLGLYPACKMLFLRRPLLEMFLSDIKVYWSNFTIKDDIELRLQIKEYIELNQLWDHVEDLLLVQHPKSCTRLEVNSLQSPQSIHDLYKILDLSTAKLEEGLIEKLLAKKIGSADSQSARRKELSDAQTEKIEKIFLQEYEKFTADE; encoded by the coding sequence ATGACCAAAGACACAAAAGAAGCCATCCCAAAACATGACGAAAGTGACCGTCCAATTTTCATCATTGGTCGACACAGGTCACGCTCAACGTTTGTACAGCGCATTCTAAACAGTCATCCTGACACACAGATAAGCGGCGAACATGCTGGTATACTTAATCACTTGGCAGAAATGGCGTCAGCTTTCAGAGGGGATTATACGAAAGAGACCCCGCAGCACCGGAAAAGCGAAGAGTTTAATATGGCCTTCAACCCGCTATCCCTCTTGTTCGACAAAGAAGATTTAATAGCGACCACCCGCCAGTTTATCACTCAGCTGTTTAAACCCAGTGCAGCCTGCCAGAGATGGGGATTTAAAGAAATCAGGTATCATGATCAAAAGAGTTTAACTTTTCTATTAGGCCTTTATCCCGCCTGCAAAATGCTATTTCTCAGGAGACCACTTCTAGAAATGTTTTTATCGGATATCAAAGTCTATTGGTCGAACTTTACCATTAAGGACGATATAGAATTACGCCTACAAATTAAAGAATATATAGAGTTAAATCAGTTATGGGATCATGTGGAAGATCTACTGCTAGTCCAGCATCCGAAGAGTTGTACTCGCCTTGAAGTGAATAGTCTTCAATCCCCCCAATCTATTCACGACTTATATAAAATTTTGGACCTATCAACAGCAAAACTTGAAGAGGGCCTTATAGAAAAGCTATTGGCGAAAAAGATTGGAAGCGCAGACAGTCAATCGGCTCGACGCAAAGAGTTGTCTGATGCGCAGACTGAGAAAATTGAAAAAATATTCCTTCAAGAATATGAAAAATTTACTGCTGATGAATAA
- the cysN gene encoding sulfate adenylyltransferase subunit CysN has product MAHQSDLISSDILGYLKEQEEKSLLRFITCGSVDDGKSTLIGRLLYDSKLLFEDQIAALEADSKRTGTQGENIDFALLVDGLAAEQEQGITIDVAYRFFSTDKRKFIVADTPGHEQYTRNMATGASTADLAILLVDARHGLMTQTRRHSFIASLLGIKHIVVAVNKMDLVEYDQRTFQNIEADYRDFAKDLGFKDIVVTPISALEGDNIVSSSEKTPWYQGKSLMAHLESVQVEEDLQNNSMRMPVQWVNRPNLDFRGFSGTLASGTVKPGDRIKVLPSAVESTVKSIVTYDGDLEEAVAGEAVTLTLEDEIDASSGDVIVTADDPSEVTDQVKAKIIWMSDEHMIPGRPYLFKTASRTIPGIITGLKHKVDVNTMEKLAATSLELNEIASVKLAFDNRVVFDAYTDNRQMGAFIIIDKMTNATVGAGMIDYALRRASNIHWQAMEIDKTSRATQKMQKPAVLWFTGLSGSGKSTVANLVDKALHARGRHTYALDGDNVRHGLCHDLGFTDVDRVENIRRVGEVAKLMADAGLIVTTSFISPFAAERAMVRQMLDENEFIEVHVNTPIDVCEERDVKGLYKKARAGEIKNFTGIDSPYEAPKFPELTLDTTSMSAEACAELVVDYLEEKGYLSS; this is encoded by the coding sequence ATGGCTCATCAATCTGATCTCATCTCATCCGATATTCTCGGCTACTTAAAAGAACAGGAGGAAAAGTCTCTCCTTCGCTTTATCACCTGTGGCAGTGTTGATGATGGAAAATCAACCCTGATAGGTCGACTTCTGTACGACAGCAAACTTCTTTTTGAAGATCAAATTGCTGCCCTAGAGGCTGATAGCAAGAGAACTGGAACACAGGGTGAAAATATTGATTTCGCGCTACTGGTTGATGGCCTTGCCGCAGAACAGGAACAAGGCATCACTATTGATGTTGCCTATCGATTTTTCAGTACAGATAAGCGTAAATTCATCGTTGCAGATACACCGGGCCACGAACAATATACCAGAAATATGGCTACTGGCGCCTCTACGGCAGATCTCGCGATCCTTCTCGTGGATGCTCGCCACGGCCTGATGACACAGACACGTCGTCATAGCTTTATAGCTTCTCTTCTTGGCATTAAACATATTGTTGTTGCTGTGAATAAAATGGATTTGGTTGAGTATGACCAACGAACATTCCAGAATATCGAAGCAGACTATAGAGACTTTGCGAAAGATCTTGGTTTTAAAGATATCGTCGTAACACCGATCAGCGCCTTAGAGGGCGACAACATCGTTTCGAGCAGTGAAAAAACACCTTGGTATCAGGGTAAAAGTTTGATGGCTCATTTAGAGTCCGTCCAAGTTGAAGAAGATCTGCAAAATAACTCAATGCGAATGCCCGTACAGTGGGTCAACCGACCTAATCTTGATTTCCGAGGATTTTCTGGAACCCTTGCCTCAGGAACTGTGAAGCCGGGTGATCGCATTAAAGTGTTACCTTCCGCTGTTGAGAGCACTGTCAAATCAATCGTCACTTATGATGGCGATTTAGAGGAAGCTGTTGCTGGGGAAGCCGTGACCTTGACTTTAGAAGATGAGATTGACGCATCAAGCGGTGATGTCATTGTCACTGCTGACGATCCATCAGAAGTAACGGATCAAGTGAAGGCAAAGATTATCTGGATGTCTGACGAACATATGATTCCAGGTCGTCCGTATCTTTTTAAAACTGCCTCTAGAACCATTCCAGGTATTATCACCGGCCTTAAACATAAGGTGGACGTGAATACGATGGAAAAGCTTGCAGCCACATCCCTTGAACTCAATGAAATTGCCTCAGTCAAGCTCGCTTTTGATAATCGCGTTGTTTTTGATGCTTACACTGACAATCGTCAAATGGGTGCATTTATCATCATTGATAAAATGACCAATGCCACTGTAGGGGCGGGCATGATTGATTACGCCTTAAGGCGCGCAAGTAATATACACTGGCAAGCCATGGAAATTGATAAGACCTCACGTGCGACACAGAAAATGCAAAAACCTGCTGTCTTATGGTTTACAGGCCTTTCTGGATCCGGCAAGTCCACAGTCGCTAATCTCGTGGATAAAGCACTGCACGCGAGGGGACGTCATACTTATGCCCTAGACGGTGATAATGTACGCCACGGACTGTGTCATGACCTTGGGTTTACGGATGTTGACCGTGTGGAAAATATTCGCCGTGTTGGTGAGGTGGCCAAACTCATGGCTGATGCCGGGCTTATTGTTACAACCAGTTTTATTTCTCCTTTTGCGGCTGAGCGCGCCATGGTACGCCAAATGCTGGATGAGAATGAATTCATTGAAGTACATGTGAATACACCGATTGATGTCTGTGAAGAACGGGATGTAAAAGGGCTTTATAAAAAGGCACGAGCGGGAGAAATTAAAAACTTCACTGGCATCGACAGTCCTTATGAAGCGCCCAAATTCCCAGAACTCACATTGGATACTACCTCAATGAGTGCAGAAGCCTGTGCAGAGTTAGTCGTGGATTATCTGGAAGAAAAAGGCTACCTATCTTCCTGA